A genomic region of Runella rosea contains the following coding sequences:
- a CDS encoding YbaB/EbfC family nucleoid-associated protein, protein MFGDMMGMLGKVKEFQAKMKEAQEGLGQLTESAETGAGLVKATVNGRKQVVSLTIDPDLMKPEDREMLQDLITAAINRALENIEDQIKVHIQQSTEGVLPNIPGLDLSKFMK, encoded by the coding sequence ATGTTTGGAGATATGATGGGAATGCTTGGAAAAGTCAAAGAATTCCAAGCCAAAATGAAGGAGGCCCAAGAAGGCCTTGGGCAATTGACCGAGTCGGCCGAAACAGGTGCAGGTCTCGTAAAAGCAACAGTAAATGGGCGCAAACAAGTCGTAAGCCTTACCATCGACCCCGATTTGATGAAGCCAGAAGACCGCGAAATGTTGCAGGATTTGATTACTGCGGCCATTAATCGGGCTTTGGAAAATATCGAGGACCAAATCAAAGTTCACATTCAGCAATCTACGGAAGGCGTTTTGCCCAACATCCCTGGATTGGATTTGAGTAAGTTTATGAAGTAA
- a CDS encoding glycosyltransferase family 2 protein, with protein MPIDKVALVILNYNGRNFLEKFLPSVVKYTKSAAIYVADSASTDGSVSWVEQNFPTVKTIILPKNYGYAGGYNRALKNISAEYYILLNSDVEVTPHWLTPIVNLLDQNPQIAACQPKLLAHHDKTQFEYAGAAGGYIDWLGYTYCRGRIFYHNETDTGQYDTTVPIFWASGAALAIRSKLFHEMGGFDEDFFAHMEEIDLCWRLHSAGYHVYCCPQSVVYHVGGGTLPPSSPFKTFLNYRNSLAMLYKNLPANRIWFTIFLRLILDGVSSIRYLPHGQWRDIWAIVRAHFAFYRWILGELPQKRRRIQREIAQTNSRQTLPISSKSIIWAYFVKGCKTFDSFSRL; from the coding sequence ATGCCAATCGACAAAGTAGCCCTCGTCATTCTTAATTATAACGGGAGAAACTTCTTAGAGAAGTTTCTCCCGTCTGTTGTTAAATATACCAAATCCGCCGCGATATATGTTGCCGACAGCGCCTCTACAGACGGTTCGGTGAGTTGGGTAGAGCAAAATTTTCCGACTGTAAAAACGATTATTTTACCCAAAAATTATGGGTATGCTGGCGGTTACAATCGCGCCCTGAAAAACATCTCTGCCGAGTATTACATCCTCCTCAATTCTGATGTTGAAGTCACCCCTCACTGGCTGACTCCCATCGTCAACCTGCTGGACCAAAATCCTCAAATTGCGGCCTGTCAACCCAAACTATTGGCCCATCATGACAAAACTCAATTTGAGTACGCAGGGGCCGCAGGAGGCTATATCGACTGGCTCGGGTACACGTACTGTCGTGGGCGTATATTTTACCACAACGAGACCGACACGGGCCAGTACGACACCACCGTCCCTATCTTCTGGGCGTCGGGCGCGGCTTTGGCGATTCGGTCCAAGCTTTTTCACGAAATGGGCGGATTTGACGAGGATTTTTTTGCCCACATGGAAGAAATTGACCTTTGTTGGCGGCTGCATTCGGCAGGGTATCACGTATATTGCTGTCCGCAATCGGTGGTTTATCACGTAGGCGGCGGCACCCTTCCTCCTTCTAGCCCTTTCAAGACCTTCCTCAATTACCGCAACAGTTTGGCCATGCTCTATAAGAATCTGCCCGCCAATCGTATCTGGTTTACTATCTTTTTGAGGCTTATTTTAGACGGGGTTTCATCAATTCGTTATTTGCCGCATGGTCAATGGCGAGATATATGGGCCATTGTAAGAGCTCATTTTGCATTTTATAGGTGGATTTTGGGTGAACTTCCCCAAAAACGCCGTCGGATTCAGCGGGAAATCGCCCAAACAAATAGCCGTCAAACACTCCCAATCTCTTCTAAGAGCATCATTTGGGCGTATTTTGTAAAAGGGTGTAAAACCTTCGACTCATTTTCAAGGCTTTAA
- a CDS encoding rod shape-determining protein, producing the protein MALFDFLTSEIAIDLGTANTLIIHKDKIVVDEPSIIALDKNNGKVLAIGHKAMQMHEKTNENIKTIRPLKDGVIADFTAAELMIRGMIKMITPNNRFFTPSHRMVICIPSGITEVEKRAVKDSAEHAGAKEVYMVHEPIAASIGIGIDITQPNGTMIVDIGGGTTEIAVIALSGIVCEQSIRIAGDVFTKDIVDYMRREHNLLIGERSAEQIKIEVGSALPELDNPPADFEIRGRDLMTGIPKEIKVTYSEIAYALDKSISKIEEAVMKALEISPPELSADIYTNGIHLTGGGALLHGLDKRLATKTKLPIHVADDPLKAVVKGTGEILKNLELYKSVLIQ; encoded by the coding sequence ATGGCATTATTTGATTTTTTAACGAGCGAGATTGCAATAGATTTAGGAACAGCGAACACGCTGATTATTCACAAAGACAAAATCGTTGTGGATGAGCCATCTATCATTGCTTTGGACAAGAATAACGGGAAGGTGTTGGCGATTGGTCACAAAGCAATGCAAATGCACGAAAAGACCAATGAAAATATAAAAACCATACGCCCGTTAAAAGACGGTGTTATTGCCGACTTTACCGCTGCGGAATTAATGATTCGTGGGATGATCAAGATGATTACGCCCAACAATCGCTTCTTCACGCCTTCACACCGAATGGTCATTTGTATTCCATCGGGTATTACAGAAGTAGAAAAACGAGCCGTAAAAGACTCGGCAGAACACGCAGGCGCGAAGGAAGTTTATATGGTACATGAACCCATTGCGGCCTCAATTGGTATCGGTATCGATATTACACAGCCCAACGGTACCATGATTGTGGATATTGGTGGTGGAACAACCGAAATTGCCGTTATTGCCCTTTCAGGTATTGTATGTGAACAGTCCATTAGGATTGCTGGTGATGTTTTCACCAAAGACATTGTGGATTACATGCGCCGCGAGCACAATTTGCTGATTGGTGAGCGTTCGGCGGAGCAAATCAAAATTGAAGTAGGCTCGGCCCTTCCAGAACTTGATAATCCTCCTGCTGACTTTGAAATTCGGGGCCGCGATTTGATGACTGGGATTCCGAAAGAAATCAAAGTTACCTACAGCGAAATTGCGTATGCCTTGGATAAATCGATTTCCAAAATCGAAGAAGCCGTGATGAAAGCCCTTGAAATTTCCCCTCCTGAACTTTCGGCCGATATTTACACCAATGGTATTCACTTGACTGGCGGCGGTGCGCTTTTGCACGGCCTCGACAAACGATTGGCCACCAAAACTAAGCTGCCAATCCACGTCGCCGACGA